One window from the genome of Candidatus Eremiobacteraceae bacterium encodes:
- a CDS encoding ribosomal-processing cysteine protease Prp, whose amino-acid sequence MRRSRSRKPSLIVRCERSPKGTIVKLTVSGHAGFADRGDDIVCAAASALVLTAAHGVTAFCGARALTHDDPSGDYVLEVPRGGG is encoded by the coding sequence TTGAGAAGATCTCGCTCGCGTAAGCCCAGTCTCATCGTGCGATGCGAGCGCTCGCCGAAGGGCACGATCGTCAAGTTGACCGTCAGCGGTCATGCCGGCTTCGCCGATCGTGGCGATGATATCGTGTGCGCGGCCGCGAGTGCGCTCGTGCTGACCGCAGCGCATGGCGTCACCGCATTTTGCGGCGCGCGTGCGCTGACGCATGACGACCCGTCCGGCGATTACGTGCTCGAGGTGCCGCGCGGCGGCGG
- the rplU gene encoding 50S ribosomal protein L21 — protein MYAVIEANGRHLKVKEGEILRLDRIAGDADAEIVFDRVVLAHDGKDLIVGSPLVQNASVSARVVRQGLAAKVMAFRYKPKKRVRTRHGHRQPITELRIEKISLA, from the coding sequence ATGTACGCCGTCATCGAAGCAAATGGCCGACACCTCAAGGTTAAGGAAGGCGAGATTTTGCGCCTCGACCGCATCGCCGGCGACGCCGACGCGGAAATCGTGTTCGACCGCGTCGTGCTCGCGCACGACGGCAAGGACCTCATCGTCGGCTCGCCACTCGTCCAAAACGCCAGCGTGAGCGCTCGCGTCGTCCGGCAAGGCTTAGCCGCCAAGGTCATGGCTTTCCGCTACAAGCCGAAGAAGCGCGTGAGAACCCGTCATGGCCATCGCCAGCCCATCACCGAACTCCGGATTGAGAAGATCTCGCTCGCGTAA